The Candidatus Paceibacterota bacterium genome contains the following window.
CCAAAACGAACCTTCAAGAAACATTCCCTTATTTGCTTGAAATGGTCTTTGCGTAAGTGCCGCACCTGGCTATTCGGTGGTCTTTCCGTCAAACTGTTCATTATCCTTTTCCGCAATTTCTTTCGTTTTATGGAACACTCCGTCCCTGTGATGAGCGGGAGAATAGATCGTGTACAATTTGAGCGATTCCGACTCCGACACATTGACGACATTATGCTGCGCTCCCGCAGGCACAACTACCGCATCTCCGTCCCCCACTTCTCTTTCCAGCCCGTCGATCACAACCTTCCCGATCCCTTTTTCAAAGCGGAAGAACTGGTCGTTGTCTTCATGCACTTCAGAGCCGATCTCTTCTTTCGGGCGCAGGCTCATCAGGACAAGCTGGCTGTGCTTTCCGGTATAGAGCACTTCCCTGAAATTATTGTTTTTCAGCGCAAGCTTCTCGATATTGTCCTTGTATCCCTTCATATGATTGAAATGAATGATTAGCTGTTTATATTATAGCTCTTCGGGAGATATTTAGTAATTATCTTATCCCCAACGGGAATTAAAAAAAACATGCATTAATTTGCATGTTCGTTAGTTTTTGCCGTCAAGTTCCTTCCTTCTTTCTACTTCCTCGAAATCCTCGCGCGTGACATTCGAAACGGATATTATAGTAAAAACTCCGATAAGAATAACAATGGCGGTTGCCAAAAAAAATGTTGTTCTTAGCCACGCATCGCTATAATAAAAGATAAAGGCATAGCCATATAAGATAAACGATTTTGCCAAAACCGTTTCCGATGCTATGAAGACCGGAAAGCATTTGTCGTCATATTTATATATTTTCTTCACTGCGAAGAAAATGCCGGATATGAGAATCGTTGATACAATTCCAATTGATAAATATTTTCCTCCCGATAAACCAAGGGTGAAAAGATCTGCCAATGCCAGCAACAGTACTAATTTTGTCATTATCTTTTCCGGATTAATTATGACATCCGTTACATCCATATCGTTGCAACAGTTGCATTCCTTATTACAAAACATTTTAATCACCTTTTATCCATATTTTTAATGAACCGTCATTGCCATATTTTATGGCTCCAACTCGCATGTCAGTTGTGCTTTTCACAACGGTACATTGTACACTAACTGATATAATTGTCAAGGTTGTCAGCAGAATGGAAGGAATAAACATTGACAATCGATGAATTATATGATAACCTCAAAAGCTGACAAACTTGTCAGAGAGGTGCATAGAAAATGATAATTGTAGATTTAGCAGTTCAGTACTGGTTGCTTTGGTTGATATTAACCATAGCGAGCCTGGTTGCAACATTTTATTGCCAGGTAAAATTTATAACGAAAGGAGTCGCAAAATTGGATATTATAGAAGCACTCCGAAGAATCTGGCCCGTGATCCTGTTCGGATTCATATCCTTTATTTCAGGAGCAATGTTTCTCATCGCCATTGCGGTTGGAATATTGCGTGCAGCATAAATGCACGCTTTTTTTATATGAAAAAAGCGGCCGCCGTTTCGGAAGTCATTGACTTCAGATCCGGTGAACCGCAATATAGCTGGAATGTTTTTAAGATCTCGGAATCGTCTAAGATTGATTCTTTCTGTTCAAGATCTCATTAACATTGAGCTTTGTCTTTTCGCTCTTATAATATTTGTATTCTTTCGGAAATCCATAATAGTTCCCTACAATGCTTGTGAAGAAAGAGCTTCGCAAAACATTATACACCTGAATCTGATGTATCCAGTCATCCAGGGCAGTATCTAGTTCATTTATCGACTCAGAGAACTCCCTTTGAGTTTGCTCGGGCAAATGTGCCGAGACGATCTGAGGGAAAGCTTCCTTGATTGATAATGCCTGAACCTGGAATGCCAAGGCTGATTGGACCTGCGCGGTGGCATTTCCTTCATTAACAGCCTTATAGTATTGCGCACGTTCTTTCGTTGCTTCCTTGAAAACTTCAGATTCGTGATCGATGTATGTTTCATATATCGCCCATAATCCTTCGATCTTGTTCGTGCTTATGTCTAATTGGGCGCCATACCCGGATTCTTTCTGCTGTACCAGTTGTTCGTTGTATATCAGGTCATTGTATGTAGACGACCACCATCCTAAGATGCCGGCACCTGCAAAGACCGCTAATACAACAAGGGCCAGTATTCCCAAAAGTATTTGTTTTGTTGAAACCATTTTTCTTCCTCCTTTTACCCGTATAGTTTTCTCAATTTCTCATCCGTTCCTTTGACCAGGCTCAGAACGCCTGCATCATAATTTCCGAAGTTTATCGGATCAGCCGCGCCTTGCATAACCTCTCCCAGATCGGAAGCTGTCAACTTCGGAAGGCCTCGGCCGGCCGAATATGTCATTCGGTATTTCTCTGGCTCTACATCCGGCCTGATCAGCCAAACAAGCCCGTTGTTCTTTCCTTTCTCACCCAGTCCTATATATCGTCCGTACCTCGTAGCGTAAGTTTCCGGATCTTTCACTCCTGTCTGGATCAGAACCGTGACTTCCGCTATTCCGTCCTTTTTCAGCTTGTCCAAGATGGCAAAACTTTCTTCAGCCGCTTTTTGCGACAGAACATGATGCGGATCCACGATGCCGTAGACCTGCTGAGACGGAAATGCCGGCTCGCCGGATGGCACCTCTTTATTGGTGTCATAGTCCGACTCGCTGACGCATCCCGCACTGAAGACAGCCGCTATCAAAAAAATAAAGACAACTGATAATTTAGATAGCTCCTTTATCTTTTTCATCTTCAACCTTCCCGGAACATTTCGGACAGCTATGTCTGAATTTCTTGGTACATCCCGCACCGCCGCCTCCTGCGCACGCACAAGCGCACGCACAGGAGACACAAGCGCACGCACAGGACGTGCTTCTTCCGCCGAAACCTCCGCCTCTGCCTGAATGGCTGCTGGAGGAATGGTCGCTGCTTCCCCTGGAACTTCCCGAAACAATCACCGGTGATATATAATCGTC
Protein-coding sequences here:
- a CDS encoding cupin domain-containing protein, whose translation is MKGYKDNIEKLALKNNNFREVLYTGKHSQLVLMSLRPKEEIGSEVHEDNDQFFRFEKGIGKVVIDGLEREVGDGDAVVVPAGAQHNVVNVSESESLKLYTIYSPAHHRDGVFHKTKEIAEKDNEQFDGKTTE
- a CDS encoding LemA family protein — encoded protein: MVSTKQILLGILALVVLAVFAGAGILGWWSSTYNDLIYNEQLVQQKESGYGAQLDISTNKIEGLWAIYETYIDHESEVFKEATKERAQYYKAVNEGNATAQVQSALAFQVQALSIKEAFPQIVSAHLPEQTQREFSESINELDTALDDWIHQIQVYNVLRSSFFTSIVGNYYGFPKEYKYYKSEKTKLNVNEILNRKNQS
- a CDS encoding TPM domain-containing protein, with protein sequence MKKIKELSKLSVVFIFLIAAVFSAGCVSESDYDTNKEVPSGEPAFPSQQVYGIVDPHHVLSQKAAEESFAILDKLKKDGIAEVTVLIQTGVKDPETYATRYGRYIGLGEKGKNNGLVWLIRPDVEPEKYRMTYSAGRGLPKLTASDLGEVMQGAADPINFGNYDAGVLSLVKGTDEKLRKLYG